The DNA window GAAATTTTATGTTCACTTGTGTATACTAACATATGGCTCAGAACAAAAATATAAGTGACCGACCAAGTTGTTGAGAATGTAGAGCAAGGGGAATATTCCTCCATTGGTGGTGGAggtgcaaacatgtacagccactgtggaaatcaacaTAGcacttcctcagaaaattggaacTTCTTCTACTTCAAGAAATAGTTATACcgctcttgggcatatagccaaaggatgATCCATCCTATTCACAAGGATTCTTGTTCTACTCTGTTCAcagcagttttattcataatagccagaatctggagataccctagatgcccctcaatcaaagaatagataaaggaaatgtgggacatttatacaatggagtattactcaactgtttttttttatgttcacaCTTTAAGTCTATTTAGTAAAGAAAAACAGGTAAGATGAACAACAGGTTCAtataaaggaaatacaaataacCAGTAACAATGGCATAATCAACCTCATTTGTTGTGGAAGAAATGCAAACTTAAAATATGGTATCACTTTCGGTTACATAGAccaatagaaggaaagaacaaaaaagataTCAATCTTCAGATAATAGCAAGGCAATACCTACAGTTAACCAGAGGGTACAAAGATAGTGGTATTCACACATGACTAACTAAAGTTCAAGAGAAATATGGTAACATATACCAAGGTTGTTTGTTTAAACCCTTTGAAAAAGTCATTCAATTTCTAAAACCTGTCTGCAAGATACAATTAAGCATGTCTCTCAAAATACCAGTTTTCACTGTACTACAGCTTCCACTAAAGACACAATTAAAACTGCTAACAAGGAAATGAGTACACTATGGTACATCTCCCTCAAGCCCGGTAGTGTTACCTCAATGATTTTCTCCCAAGGCAGGCTTAGCTTTGCCTTTCAATAGTCTATTTTTGACAGTGGTAAAATATGTCAGACATCTAAAGTGGGGGAATCTTTGGGGAGTCATTCAACACTGATAAAACAAATGTGACAACTTTATAAAGATATAAACCTGGAAGCTCCAGCAGCAGTTTATGTTACTGCAGCTAAGGCAAAATGAGTACCATAATGCTAATGACAACTTAACCCTTATAATATGTGCCACACATATCATAAAAGACAATATCTTAAAACCACTAAGTCTACACAACAAGAACAGTTACGAAGAGCTGatgtattttcttcaaattacaaaacacattatctcattaaaaaaaagttaatatgGATTCATTTGCAACAAATGTTTCTGGAATAGTAACTCAAGTCTTATGGTAGTTCTGTGAAAATGCTTGCCTTCAGCAATTTTATACTTTTTTCCTTCTATAAAGCACATTTCCCATTGGAAGATTCTGTCATCATTTCTATCAATTACAATTCTGGACAGTAAGAAGTAAATATATTCAAAGGAGCCACTGAACTGGAAATCTGCTCTTTAAAAGCATTtgggtctttaaaaatattttgataaataaaatttcaccacatcccagtattttattttagtgaacACAGAAGActgcccccttttcttttcttttcttttcttttcttttcttttctttactcagGGATTCTATCATGACTTGGTATCATTTCGTATAAGAATTTCTTCTGTGAAGCAAAAACAGTCCCAAAATGAAGGATCCTCAGGTGTCATAGGAACAGCAGATGCTATCAAATCAATGAAGTTAAGGATGGTGAACTGCCTCTGGGATGGTTTAGAATCATCTTGATACAAAACACTTTGATGTCTAGATCCACCAGGTTTCCTAAGGGCCACTGCAACAAAATGGTGCTCATCTATTTTGCTTTCCTCAAAAgcccattctttttcttcttcctcatccttaTAAACCTGGCCTATATTCAAGTTTAATGGAGATATACCAAATTCAAGTCGATGCATTTCAAATCCTAATCCAACACCAATGGCTTTTATAAAGCTTTCTTTCAGTGCCCAATGGCAGTAAAACATGTCCAGTTGAGTCCATTCATCATTaaaacttctgattgtttcccaCTCCTTGTTGGTAAACTTTCTTTTCATAATATGAAAGAATTCTGGAATTGAACCACGACCTGGAAAACTAGTCTTCATTATATCAATGCCAACTTGTAGCTCAGGTTCTGCAGCAAGAACTGCATAGTCCCCTTGATGTGAGATGTTAAAGTTGAAATTCAATGAGTCTTTTGCAAGAACGGGCTTTCCTTTTGAATTTCTCTGGAGACGAATGTGATTCCAAGGGATATTGAATTTCTCTGCAACTAACTTCCGTATCATCAGACGACCAGCCAGGGCCGCCTTGACGTCACGGGCAAATCCGAACTGGCCGATGCGTTCCTTCTCCTCGGGCTGGATCGACCGCAGCGCCAGCAGCCATTCGGTTCGACTGGGCAGCCAGTTGCCTCAGGAGAAGGCCCAGCGAATGCCCTCCATGGCCGGCACGATGCACAGCCTCTTGGGGGAAGCACCATGCGCCTCCCAGGGCCCctattcaacttttttttaaagacatcataaaatttgaaaagaaatggatgTAACTCGGAAAAAAAGGCATCCTGAGAAAATTAAccatccagaaagacaaacatggaatatttttacttgtaagtggatattagctataaagtaaaaggtaaccatgctacaatccacagacagaGAAGATCAGTAACAATGGGGGGATACAGAGGGAATATTTGGATCTCTCTGCTtagtggggctggtgaatatattttcccattcatgGGCTGTCATGTtgacttgttgactgtgtcctttgccttacagaagcttctccatttcaggaggtcccattcactaattgttgttctcagtgtctgtgctattggtgttatgttcaggaagcagtctcatgtaccaatttgttcaaatgCATTTCCTTCTTTCACTTCTAATAAGTtgagtgtggctgggtttatgttggtcattgatccatttggacttaagttttgtgcatggctatagacatggatctatcttcagtcttctacatgccagcatccagttatgccaataccatttgttgaagatgctttctttattccagttTATAGTTTTGACTACTTTGTCAaaatccttgaagttctagctagagcaataagacaataaatggAGATCAAGTGggtacaatttggaaaggaagaagtcaacatccttagccatcagggaaatgcaaatcgtaacaactctgagataccatcttaatcctgtgagaatggctaaaatcaaaacaccaataacagtttatgctggagaggatgtggagaaaggggaacactcctccactgctggttggagtgcaaactagtagagccactttggaaatcagtatggtgactcctcaggaaaatgggaaacagtctaccacaagatgcagcaattccactcttaggcatatacccaaaagaagcacattcatacaaaaaggacatgttttcaatgatgttcatagcagcactatttgtaatagccagaacctggaagcatcctagatgtccctcaactgaagaatggatagagaaaatgtggtacatttaaacaatggagtaatactctgcagaaaaaaaacaacaacaatggaatctaaaaatttgtaggcaaatagaattagaagaaatcatcctaagcgaggtgacccaatcacaaaatgacaaacagggtatgttttcatttatatatggattttagacatagagaaaaagatTACTAGCCCACAATTCACACCATcagagaatctaggtaacaaggaaaactctaAGAGACACATACGTtgtccccagagaaggagaaatggacaagacctcctgagcaaattgggagcatgggtggagggatagggtgctaggagaatgagaaggggagaagaggagggttgaggagtacatgaaggagcagaaaggttgagtcagagaaagaatagaagaaaacaagataagagattccATAGTAGatggaaacattttaggtttacagagaaatcaggcactaaggaatgGTCTGGAGATCTACCAAGATGACACCTTCCAACAATCTTAGCAACAGaagagaggttaccttaaatgccctccctcataatgagattgatgactgacttatatgccatcctatagccttcattcaggaGCTGgtagaagtaaaagcagacacctacagctaatcaCTGACCTCAATTGGAATCCAATTatagagaaggacgagtgatgagcaaaggggtccagaacaggcagaagaaaaccacagaaacagctgatgtgaacaaCTGGGAGCtttttgtccccagactgatagctggaataccagcactGGACTAATCCAGACacaatgaatgtgggtgtcagtgaggagacctcaggaaTACATGAGGCTTCctgtggatcagtacttatcactagcataggtgtggactttgggagctcccAAAAAGGGATATTTCCTGTGCCAAGaaacatggggatgggcctaggccctatcccaaaggatatgacagacactgaagaccccctatggaagtcctcaccctccctggggagaaaaaaggttatgtgataggtagggttttattttgggatgtgttaggggaggaggagtgggagaggtgccttggattgacatgtaacacaatcttgtttctaattcaaataaaaatgggaaaaatgcatgaaaacagcatacagatacagatattgtcatacagacatacagatattgtcacacacataaatttaCTCACATAGAAAACCTGTGAAAAATAGAATCAGAAACCATTATATGTAAACAAAAAAATGGTGAGgtaaaaaaatcaagcaaaaatgtctttttaaaatattttgaaaacttattCTAGAAATACTCCTGAGTTTATTTTGTGATGCCCATGTATTGCTGCACTTAAATTAGGTTTGATACTGTTggtgaaaattaatttttcctttgcaagtatTTATCACTTGGAGATAGTTTTCAGGTTAGGGATGGATTCTTGAGTCTTCTTGTAGTACTTGATTTCTGTCTGGTTTAGACCCATACAAGGCCTTTACATATTGCCACACATTGTGTGAGTCTATATGTGTGTTGGTCATGTTGTGTCTAAAAAGCCTGGTTTCCTTGTGTCTTCCATCCCTCCTGGCTCATACACTCATTCAGCCCCATATTTTACAGAATTCTCTCAGCCCTGGGAGGAAAGATTTGATGGAAACCTCCCATTTAAGATTTCATGTTCtaaggtctctctgtctctgtctctctctgtctctctgtctctgcctctctctgtctctctctgtctctctgtctctctgtctctctgtctctctgtctctctgtctctctctctctctctctctctctctctctctctctctctctctctctgtatgtgtgtattggaGAACACTACACAGTCATTGGCCTCTCTATTATTCATGTCTACTGCTGGagggagcttctctgatgatgaatgGGCAAGACACTGATATATCAGCAAAACAGAATGTGGTTTggagtcatttcattgctacATTCTATTAGAActatagtatttggttttaccatagATCTTtggcctatctagtctctggttcttagaCACCCAGGCAATTTCCAAGCATGGGTTCCATCTTATAGAATTGGCTGTAATTCCAATCTGAGTGTTTGGTCACTCCCACAACCTTTGTGATACTATTACACCAGAATATCTTGCAGCTAGGTAGCCATTTAAATTGCATGATTTGTAGccagattgatgtctacctttaTCCTCTTTTAATAAGCAGAATAATTCCCAGTACCACAATCATTGGTCATAAGGGGTAAGGGATTTAGGTAGGTACTAGCTAGccttttctgtgttctgtgagtTATGTAGGTTTTGTCTTCAGTAATATGACCTTGACATCAGTTTGTAGAGAGTAACCAATATTCCTGGCAATAACGTTGGTGGTTTAATGGTTTCCATGGGGATGCTTTTTGCCAAAAACATGGTTTGATGTAATTTATCTCCAGAACAAGAGGTTTTGTCTGGTGGCAAGACATGTCTAGTCCCTGCAACCAGTCTTCATGGTTATATAGATTGTAGCCTGTGTACCAAAGTCTTAACAACTAACATGCACATATGAAAAAACATGTCAcaaatttctttttatgtctGAGTTACCTCTCCCTTGATGTACTTTTTTGTTTAACTcaatccatttacctgaaaatttcataactTCATTTTTTCAACAGCTGAGAAATAGTCTATgtataaatgtcccacattttctttatccagtatTCCTTTGACAGACATCTAAGCTGTTTCcaatttttgaaattatgaatAGAACTGCATTTAAGATGGCTgaacaagtatctctgtagtaggatgaagtgtcctttggaTGTTTACCCAATAGTGATATGTTTGAATCTTGAGGTACACCTATTCCAAGCTTCCCAGCaaacccccatactgatttccaaggtggcctTATAAGTTTGAATTGTCAGCAGCAATTGTGAGATTTCTTActctacatccttgccagcatgtcatgtcatttgttttattgatcttgacaAATCTTGAATAAGATGAAAtcccaaagtagttttgatttgtatttctctgactACTAAGGATGCTGGACATTGCTTTAAGTGCTTCTCCACaatttgtttcatgttttgagaagtctgtttagatctatactcAAAATTTAATTAGATTATATATTTTCTTGATAATTCAGtttcttttgagttctttatatattttatgtatggcCCTCTAAAAGATGGTGGTTAGAATAATATTTTCCCACTCTGGTAACTGCTTCtttgaatgatggtgtcctttgctataTAGAAGCTTTCTAGTTTTAACAAGATCTTATTGATTAGTTGCTGTTTTTAGTGTCTTCGCTATCCACATTCTATTCAGAAAGTATTTCACCAAAGAGTTCAAGAatatctcctactttctctttcttcagattCATTGAATCTAGGTTTACATTGAGATACTTGATCTTTTTGGAGATGAAGTTTTTGTAAGGTGATTAAGTATAGATATTTTTGCATTATTCTACATGAAGGCATCTTGTTTGACCACCATCAATTTTTGAAGATTCTGTCTTTTTCCAGTGTGTGTAtttctagcttctttgtcaaaaatttaaTGTTCATAGCTGTATGTATTTATGCCTATGACTTTAATTCTATTACATTGATCAAAGTTTCTGGTTTTATGCCAATAACATGCTATTTATATTGCTATAGCactgtagtacaatttgaaatGGGGATAATCATAATTATACTTATAGCAGTTCTTTATTATTTAGGTAATTTTTTAACTACCCTGAGTTTTCCCTGCATCCACATGTATCTGAAAACCGACATGGCAatttatgtgaagaattgtgctggaatatggatggggattgcattaattCTGTATATTGCATTCTTAGGATGgtcattttaatatattaatccTAACAAtccatctttcttctttattttctttcttcaatattttaaaatgttatcatacaagtctttcatttgcttggttagaattaccctAAGATATCTCTTAAAGGATATTGTAAGAGGAAAATTTTTCCTGGTTTCTTGTTCagaccatttgtcatttgtatataggaaggctacggacaattgtatgttaattttgtatcatgctactttgttggatgtgtttataagctgtagaaATTTCATTGTGACTTTTTAAAGGTCATTTATGTATATGCTTTTGTCATATTCAAATAAGGAtacttttacttcttcctttctaatttgtatctccTTCATATCCTTCAATTCTCTTTTTGGTCTATTTAAGTCTCAAGTACACATATGAATTGGTATGGAGAGAATAGACATCTTtgccttgtccctgattttagtggaaatgcatTGAGTTTTTTCTCTgtttaggttgatgttggctgtggctTGATATAAATCATCTTTACTATGTTGAGTTATTTCCCTTGTAGCTCTTGTCTCTCTATGACTTTTTTCATGAAGGAGTACttgattttttcaaaggccttttctgcatctaatgagataatcgTGTGGTTTTTGCATTCCAGTTGGCCCATATGGTAGTCtatgtttattgatttacatatgttgcATCATCCTTGCATCTCCAGGATGAAGTCTTCTTGATCATAGAAGATGAATATTTGATGTATTCATGGATTCagtttgcatgtattttattgaGATGTTTTGCATCCATGCCcttaagggaaattggtctgtgattctctttctttatttggtctttatgtggtttaagTATCACCTAATTCAGGACTCATGAAAAGAATTTGTcaatgttcatttgttttctactttgtAGGATAATTTGAGGAATGTTGGGATAAATTCTTTGAAAGTCCaaaaccatctgaccctgggttTTCTTGGTTGGTGACTTAATTACTGCTCTATTTTACTGGGGTTATAGGTTTATGTTGTTTCACTGATCCTAATTCAACACTGGTATATTGTATATATCAAGAAATGTATCCATCTGACCCaggttttccaatttggtggactacagattttttattttatttttagggatCTTTGGGTTGTCTCACTATCTGTtattatgtcctccttttcataaTTTAGATAATTTAGATCTTCAATCACTGCCTTTCAATTAGTTGGCTAGGGGTTTGTCAATAttactgatttttctcaaagaaacaactctctgttttattgattctttatacTTTTTCCAGTGTATTGATTTtttccctgagtttgattatttcttgctgtctattcCTTTGAGGATGGTATCTCCTTTTATTTCTAGAGCTTTCCATTATGTTAAGTTACTAATATgatctctttgattttttttttcatgtaggtATGTAGTACTGTTAATTTgactcttagaactgctttcattgTTTTGTATAAGTTTTAGTATGTtgtatgttcattttcattttattctagaaaatttttaactttttaaaatttctatcttgacccatttttttcattcagtagagaatTATTCACTTTTTCTAACTTTATAAGCgttctcttgtttctgtttttgctgaTAACCAGCTTTAATCTCTGGTGGTCAGAAAGGATGCAAgatgttatttcattttcttgcaacatttgaaacttgctttgtgtccaagtatgggCTCAATTTTGGACAATGTTTCATAAGGTGcaaagaagaaggtatattctttcgAGTTTGGATTAAATACCCTGTGAACATATGTTAGATATGTTTTTATAACATCAACTCCagaatttctctgtttagcttttaTATGGATGACTTGTCTGTTGGTAAGGAAAAGGTATTGAAGTCATCTGCTTTCACTCTATGAAGGTCAACATAAGATTTAAACTGTTGTATCATTCCTTTTATCAGCATGGCTGACTTTGTGTTTGGTGCACAAATGTTTAAAATTGCAATCTCTtcttggtgaatttttccttGGAAGAGTTCATGCGAAGTATCCTTCCTTATGTTTCTTGATTGGTTTTGATTTGAAGTTTATTGTGTAAGACATTTAACTACCCCAGCCTTTCTTTTAGAATGtttctttgaaatattcttttccattttttccccaagGTGACATCTATCCTTGATTTTAAGGTGTTTCTTGGATCCACTAGGATATTGGAGACTGTTTTCAAATCCAATCTGTTAGTCAGTGTCTTTTTATTGTGAAATTGAGACCATTCATATTCAGAGTCATCAAAGAGCAGTATTTgttgatttctgttattttgttgttatgatATGAGTCCCCCTTTTGATTTATTGGTTTGACATTATTTAtccctttgttttctctgttgtaCTTAAAGTTTTCAAGTTAATTTTCCTTCTAGCATTTTCTGTAGAGcttgatttgtggatatataCTGCTTAACTGTTTCTATTGTGGCAGTTTTTTTCTCTGTCTATTGTGATTGCAAGTTTTACTGGATATCTTAATCTTGCCTGGCATCTATGTTCTCTTAGGCTTCATAGACTATCTAAAAGCCTTCATGGTTTTTAGAGTCTCCGCTGAGAAATCAAGTGTTATTCTACTGGATATGCCTTTATGTATTACTTCATCTAGTATACAACATTAAATCAATGTGAGTTCATATACCTTCCACaggaactggaaaaaaacaacaaacaaaactaggaAAGAAAACCCATATAGCTACTTAGTGGCTTTCTGGTAGTAGAATTATagcattttgtctttcttttctatacTTTCCCATGTTTAAGAATCTAAAAAGATTGGTATAGTAAATAGAGggtattatatttaaaatatattacagctttattttaatatagtttctTTATTACAACTCTCCCATGAATGTCTTATATGCTTGCAGGAATAATCACATGCATTGTAAGTCACTGTGGCTGTGACCTGTGTTCCCCACACTTTTTGTTCCCTGTGACCCTTCTGCTCTTGTCATAAGAATTGAATGTACATGCTGATGACAGAGCAAACACAGTTTCAGTCTTAGTTAGTTCCAACTGATGATCTTCTTATGCAGGTGTGGCTTAATAATGACTTATAATCACTTAAGTTGTCATTgtgtaattaaaagaaaattctgcCTTTGAGGCTCATTGATAATCAGTTCTGCTACAAAAAAATgacaatgtgatttttttccgtTGAAAGGAATTCTTGCCATGCTCTAGCTAGAAAATTAGAAACAGTAATCAAATAATAATACAATAGTGTGAAAAACATTAAAACCGTTGTCTGTTTCAAAATGCTAAGTGGTTTTAATAGAGAGAACTCTTTTATACAAGACtctaaggaagaaaaaacaagttGCATTGAGAAAGAAGTAGGAAGCTATagagggaaattaccaatatggagtcaggtagaaatataagggtatttaatagggaaaagccttacttacagagccttACTTActccggcgtggcagcagtctgtatgcaagcccaaaagagaaacctaaagagaaaacacagtccccttcaagtcttgCTCtccatcaccctgaccacaccctcacaagcctggtaAGGCACACCTGTacccagcccctaagtaggtgtggctacagcttcccctagaGGAACCTGAGAAAAGAAATCTGAGATCAAATCAGATGATAGCCTGAAGGCCAAAAGCACGAGTGGTGAAACCCTAGGAGATTAGAGTGGGCCACTGGAAACTGAAATCTGATTTCAAGTAAGGTTTTGAAAAGTTGCTAGGGAATGCTGAAGGACTGATATTTGTGCTACAGATGACAGGTAAGACATCTTGGAGCTAAGAATTGCATGAAGAACTTTGAAGGCTAAATCCTCTTGCTAAGGGAATTCTCCCCAGTAAATTCAAGCTTTATAAGGATTCTGAACATGAAGCATCAACTACACAGTGAAAGCTGAGTTCCCACATAACTGTTGTTCAGTTCTTCCTTTTCTACATAAACTTTTCAT is part of the Cricetulus griseus strain 17A/GY chromosome 5, alternate assembly CriGri-PICRH-1.0, whole genome shotgun sequence genome and encodes:
- the LOC113836241 gene encoding LOW QUALITY PROTEIN: L-aminoadipate-semialdehyde dehydrogenase-phosphopantetheinyl transferase-like (The sequence of the model RefSeq protein was modified relative to this genomic sequence to represent the inferred CDS: substituted 1 base at 1 genomic stop codon), whose amino-acid sequence is MIGLARGYNIDARPLLGLFLDFPMLACVIEILQTWVCTGQGPWEAHGASPKRLCIVPAMEGIRWAFSXGNWLPSRTEWLLALRSIQPEEKERIGQFGFARDVKAALAGRLMIRKLVAEKFNIPWNHIRLQRNSKGKPVLAKDSLNFNFNISHQGDYAVLAAEPELQVGIDIMKTSFPGRGSIPEFFHIMKRKFTNKEWETIRSFNDEWTQLDMFYCHWALKESFIKAIGVGLGFEMHRLEFGISPLNLNIGQVYKDEEEEKEWAFEESKIDEHHFVAVALRKPGGSRHQSVLYQDDSKPSQRQFTILNFIDLIASAVPMTPEDPSFWDCFCFTEEILIRNDTKS